From the genome of Campylobacterota bacterium, one region includes:
- a CDS encoding thiamine-phosphate pyrophosphorylase, with product MTNNSLPPELLRVADANLNRLKEGIRVIEDIARYVHNDKELSTALKNLRHLCRIEPLEELLASRDSENDVLRPTMPSEMNRTDLRSILIANYKRAQESSRVLEELYKIADPASSERFKHIRYELYVLEKKNLLSQ from the coding sequence ATGACGAATAACTCCCTCCCCCCCGAACTCCTTCGGGTGGCGGACGCCAACCTGAACCGTCTCAAAGAAGGGATCCGTGTGATTGAGGACATAGCGCGCTATGTTCACAATGACAAGGAACTCTCCACGGCTTTGAAGAATCTGCGTCATCTATGCCGGATCGAACCGCTCGAAGAGCTGCTCGCTTCGCGCGACAGCGAGAACGATGTACTGCGTCCCACAATGCCCAGTGAGATGAATCGGACCGACCTGCGTTCCATATTAATTGCGAATTACAAACGGGCACAGGAGTCGTCCCGGGTTTTGGAAGAGCTGTATAAAATCGCAGACCCCGCATCGAGCGAGCGTTTCAAGCATATCCGCTACGAACTCTACGTACTGGAAAAGAAAAACCTGTTATCTCAATGA